From the genome of Actinomycetota bacterium, one region includes:
- a CDS encoding DUF4234 domain-containing protein: protein MAHVVSIGGRDYRVRKPLGVFALSVVTLGMYWLYWYYSVNDDIRMYLRNYSIRPLVSTLAIVGLFLAGPLVVVAILAELWWLLAVAAVLVIMALVGFFHTGRRVITAQEQAGADPSSAGLALLLFVFTGFLGGSYLQAGLNRAWTEAAGEERERLAAAAPPQRESVKPFPRPGPKAGTNLVTPADVGSRVTFQFELPNGYTTEAAGVLERWDPAAETYFVRKKDGTEVRVPARGVRHGKVIPGRPTAPTPG, encoded by the coding sequence ATGGCCCACGTCGTGTCGATCGGCGGGCGTGACTACCGCGTCCGTAAGCCGCTCGGCGTCTTCGCGTTGAGCGTCGTGACCCTCGGCATGTACTGGCTGTACTGGTACTACAGCGTGAACGACGACATCCGTATGTACCTGCGCAACTACTCGATTCGTCCGCTCGTCTCGACGCTTGCGATCGTCGGGTTGTTCCTCGCCGGGCCGCTCGTCGTCGTCGCGATCCTCGCCGAGCTGTGGTGGCTGCTGGCCGTCGCCGCCGTGCTCGTGATCATGGCGCTCGTGGGCTTCTTCCACACGGGGCGTCGAGTGATCACCGCCCAGGAGCAGGCGGGGGCCGATCCGTCGTCGGCCGGGCTCGCCTTGCTGCTCTTCGTGTTCACCGGTTTCCTCGGCGGCTCGTACCTGCAGGCGGGCCTGAACCGGGCGTGGACCGAGGCCGCAGGTGAAGAGCGGGAGCGGCTCGCGGCCGCGGCGCCTCCGCAACGCGAGTCCGTGAAGCCGTTCCCACGGCCGGGGCCGAAGGCCGGCACCAACCTCGTCACCCCCGCGGACGTGGGTTCTCGCGTCACGTTCCAGTTCGAACTGCCCAACGGGTACACGACCGAAGCCGCGGGGGTCTTGGAGCGGTGGGACCCCGCCGCGGAGACCTACTTCGTGCGGAAGAAGGACGGCACGGAGGTGCGGGTGCCGGCCCGTGGCGTGCGCCACGGGAAGGTGATCCCCGGCCGCCCGACGGCGCCCACGCCGGGCTGA
- a CDS encoding sigma-70 family RNA polymerase sigma factor: MRGGSAVMPPFQQFLEANRATVYRFLTVAVGPQDADDAFQETFLAALRAYPRVREPDKLDRWILAIASRKAIDHHRGAGRRAVPTDEPPERPVHDPAPHDPDDPLWSAVRALPPRQRVAVVHRHVLDRPYAEIAELMGCSEQTARANVYQGTKRLRELIA; this comes from the coding sequence GTGAGGGGCGGCTCGGCGGTGATGCCGCCGTTCCAGCAGTTCCTCGAGGCCAATCGTGCGACGGTGTATCGGTTCCTCACCGTGGCGGTCGGGCCCCAGGACGCCGACGACGCGTTCCAAGAGACGTTCCTCGCGGCGTTGCGCGCCTACCCGCGGGTCCGCGAGCCGGACAAGCTCGACCGGTGGATCCTCGCGATCGCGAGCCGCAAGGCGATCGACCACCATCGGGGTGCCGGACGCCGCGCGGTGCCGACCGACGAGCCTCCGGAGCGGCCGGTGCACGATCCGGCGCCCCACGATCCGGATGATCCGCTGTGGTCCGCCGTGCGGGCGCTGCCGCCCCGTCAGCGTGTTGCGGTCGTGCATCGTCATGTGCTCGATCGTCCCTACGCCGAGATCGCCGAGCTGATGGGCTGCAGCGAGCAGACCGCCCGCGCCAACGTCTACCAAGGCACGAAGCGACTCAGGGAGTTGATCGCATGA
- the purF gene encoding amidophosphoribosyltransferase, giving the protein MGAESPKDECGLFGVWAPGDDVARLTYFGLFAQQHRGQESAGVAVSDGHNILVYKDLGLVSQVFNEATLTTLHGDLAIGHTRYSTTGSTTWENAQPVFKTDGAHSLALGHNGNLVNTRDLAALVAEAGASATTDSDIVTTMMANEMAVHGGLEDAAMRVLPSLQGAYCFVMMDERSVYAARDPYGVRPLSIGRLPNGFVVASETCALDIVGAAFVRDVEPGELVRIDDRGLHSVRFAESPRRALCIFESVYLARPDSRLGGTTVHESRREMGRILASEHPADADMVIAVPTTGHSAAQGYSEVSGIPYGDGLYKNQYVGRTFIQPSQGLRDRGVKLKLNPLPDSIRGKRLIVVDDSIVRGTTTKQIVLALREAGATEVHIRITCPPVQWPCFYGIDMPTRQELIGADLTVDEIRAYVAADSLGYLSLEGMVAAAGAPKASFCRACFDGEYPIEVPEQAGKFVLEDQLRLPTG; this is encoded by the coding sequence GTGGGCGCCGAATCACCGAAGGATGAGTGCGGACTCTTCGGCGTCTGGGCGCCGGGTGACGATGTCGCGCGCCTGACCTACTTCGGGCTCTTCGCCCAGCAGCATCGCGGCCAGGAGTCGGCCGGCGTCGCGGTGAGCGACGGCCACAACATCCTCGTCTACAAGGACCTCGGGCTCGTCAGCCAGGTGTTCAACGAGGCGACCCTCACCACCCTGCACGGCGACCTCGCGATCGGTCACACCCGATACTCGACGACCGGTTCCACCACCTGGGAGAACGCCCAGCCCGTCTTCAAGACCGACGGGGCACACTCCCTCGCGCTCGGTCACAACGGGAACCTCGTGAACACGCGCGACCTCGCCGCCCTCGTGGCGGAGGCGGGCGCGTCGGCCACGACCGATTCCGACATCGTCACGACCATGATGGCCAACGAGATGGCTGTGCACGGGGGCCTGGAGGACGCCGCGATGCGCGTGCTGCCGAGCCTGCAGGGCGCCTACTGCTTCGTGATGATGGACGAGCGCAGCGTCTACGCGGCGCGCGACCCCTACGGCGTGCGCCCGCTCTCGATCGGTCGTCTGCCGAACGGGTTCGTCGTCGCGAGCGAGACGTGCGCGCTCGACATCGTCGGCGCGGCCTTCGTCCGCGACGTCGAGCCCGGAGAGCTGGTGCGCATCGACGATCGGGGTCTGCACTCCGTGCGGTTCGCGGAATCGCCGCGCCGGGCCCTCTGCATCTTCGAGTCCGTGTACCTGGCGCGACCCGACTCCCGCCTGGGCGGCACGACCGTGCACGAGTCGCGTCGCGAGATGGGGCGCATCCTCGCGAGCGAGCATCCCGCCGACGCCGACATGGTGATCGCGGTGCCGACCACCGGGCACTCCGCCGCGCAGGGCTATAGCGAGGTGAGCGGCATCCCCTACGGCGACGGGCTCTACAAGAACCAGTACGTGGGCCGAACGTTCATCCAGCCCTCGCAGGGTCTGCGCGACCGGGGGGTGAAGCTCAAGCTGAACCCGCTGCCGGACTCGATACGCGGGAAGCGGTTGATCGTGGTGGACGACTCCATCGTGCGCGGCACCACGACGAAGCAGATCGTGCTCGCCCTCCGCGAGGCCGGGGCGACCGAGGTGCACATCCGCATCACGTGCCCGCCGGTGCAGTGGCCGTGCTTCTACGGCATCGACATGCCGACCCGCCAGGAGCTGATCGGCGCCGATCTCACGGTCGACGAGATCCGCGCCTACGTCGCCGCGGACTCGCTCGGCTACCTCTCGCTCGAGGGCATGGTCGCGGCGGCCGGAGCTCCCAAGGCCTCGTTCTGCCGGGCGTGCTTCGACGGCGAGTACCCGATCGAGGTACCCGAGCAGGCGGGCAAGTTCGTGCTCGAAGACCAGCTCCGGCTGCCGACCGGGTGA
- a CDS encoding hotdog domain-containing protein, with product MPDELPSSLIRLRLGQEDAHYGGNLVAGATQLKIVGDLITELAMRYDGDEGLFRAYESVEFLAPLYAGDWIEARGKIVSVGNTSRRCEFEIRKIAAARTDIGDSAAEFLDEPVLTLTAVGTTVVPEEHQRFGHGSILG from the coding sequence ATGCCCGACGAACTGCCCAGCTCCCTGATCCGCCTGCGCCTCGGACAGGAGGACGCCCACTACGGCGGCAACCTCGTCGCGGGCGCCACCCAGCTCAAGATCGTGGGCGACCTGATCACCGAGCTGGCGATGCGCTACGACGGTGACGAGGGCCTCTTCAGGGCGTACGAGTCCGTCGAGTTCCTCGCACCCCTCTACGCGGGTGACTGGATCGAGGCCCGAGGGAAGATCGTGAGCGTCGGGAACACCTCACGGCGATGCGAGTTCGAGATCCGCAAGATCGCGGCCGCTCGCACCGACATCGGCGACAGCGCGGCGGAGTTCCTCGACGAGCCCGTCCTCACGCTCACGGCGGTCGGCACCACGGTCGTGCCGGAGGAGCACCAACGCTTCGGCCACGGGTCCATCCTGGGATAG
- a CDS encoding DMT family transporter: MSRGVLSTSVGTHRGTFTPLDWGLFASIGGIWGSSFLFIAIGLDAFEPGLITWLRVLFGAATLWLVPASRTPIAREDRARIIALSFLWVGVPFTLFPLAQQWISSGLTGLLNGSLPIFATTIGALMLHRLPGRAQTTGLIVGFAGVAAIAAPSLAEGSNEALGVVLVLVAVGCYGVAINIAAPLTQRYGSLPVMNRMLALAVLWTAPLGIAGLTGSSFAWGPLAAIAALGSLGTGLAFVLMGRLVSRVGSSRASFATYLIPVVALVLGAVFLDETVQALSIVGIGLVIAGALLASRKERVA, from the coding sequence ATGAGCCGAGGGGTGCTGTCCACCAGCGTTGGGACCCACCGGGGAACGTTCACCCCCCTCGATTGGGGTCTCTTCGCGTCGATCGGCGGGATCTGGGGCTCGTCGTTCCTGTTCATCGCGATCGGCCTCGACGCGTTCGAGCCGGGGCTCATCACGTGGCTCCGGGTGCTGTTCGGAGCCGCCACGCTCTGGCTGGTGCCCGCATCCCGAACGCCCATCGCGCGCGAGGATCGAGCCCGCATCATCGCGCTCTCCTTCCTCTGGGTGGGTGTGCCGTTCACCCTGTTCCCATTGGCCCAGCAGTGGATCAGCTCGGGACTCACTGGTCTGCTGAACGGCTCCCTGCCGATCTTCGCGACGACGATCGGGGCGCTGATGCTCCACCGGCTGCCTGGGCGTGCGCAGACGACCGGGCTGATCGTGGGGTTCGCCGGCGTGGCAGCCATCGCCGCACCCTCGCTCGCCGAGGGTTCCAACGAGGCCCTCGGCGTCGTGCTCGTGCTGGTCGCGGTGGGGTGCTACGGGGTGGCCATCAACATCGCCGCGCCGCTCACCCAACGCTACGGCTCGCTGCCGGTCATGAACCGCATGCTCGCCCTCGCCGTGTTGTGGACCGCGCCGCTCGGGATCGCCGGGCTCACGGGCTCGTCGTTCGCATGGGGACCCCTCGCGGCGATCGCCGCGCTCGGGTCGCTCGGCACGGGGCTCGCCTTCGTGCTGATGGGCAGGCTGGTCTCCCGGGTCGGCTCTTCGCGAGCGTCGTTCGCGACCTACCTGATCCCGGTCGTCGCGCTGGTGCTCGGGGCGGTCTTCCTCGACGAGACCGTGCAGGCGCTCTCGATCGTGGGCATCGGACTCGTGATCGCCGGTGCCCTGCTCGCATCGAGGAAGGAGCGCGTCGCGTGA
- a CDS encoding cobalamin-binding protein, which translates to MKIVSLLPSATEIVYALGLGDDLIGVTDECDFPADAVTKPVVSRSALPQGRPLTSREIDAAVRERMDDRRPLYVLDTDLIRREQPDVILTQDLCRVCAVPAGHVEEALGMLGLTDATEVVALDPHTLDDVIAQIEVVGGRLGAGERGAELAAGLRGRVAAVKQTAIRLPTVSVFCMEWAEPPFAAGHWVPEMVEAVGATNLLGAKGEPSRTVTHREIRDAYPEVLVYMPCGYYLEEAEAEGEQVIAHPEIADTPAVRNGNAFAVDATSFFSRPGPRIVDGLEILAWAVHPETYPEPPPGSITRL; encoded by the coding sequence ATGAAGATCGTGTCCCTGCTGCCGTCGGCCACCGAGATCGTCTACGCCCTCGGTCTCGGCGACGACCTGATCGGCGTGACCGACGAGTGCGACTTCCCCGCCGACGCCGTGACGAAGCCCGTCGTCTCCCGCAGCGCGCTCCCGCAGGGCCGCCCGCTCACGTCGCGCGAGATCGACGCCGCGGTGCGCGAGCGCATGGACGATCGCCGTCCGCTGTACGTGCTCGACACCGACCTGATCCGCCGCGAGCAGCCCGACGTGATCCTCACCCAGGATCTCTGCCGCGTCTGCGCGGTGCCGGCCGGTCACGTCGAGGAGGCGCTCGGGATGCTCGGGCTCACCGACGCGACAGAGGTGGTCGCGCTCGATCCGCACACGCTCGACGACGTGATCGCCCAGATCGAGGTCGTGGGCGGTCGGCTCGGGGCCGGCGAGCGCGGAGCCGAGCTCGCTGCGGGGCTCCGGGGGCGCGTCGCCGCGGTCAAGCAAACCGCGATCAGACTGCCGACCGTGAGCGTCTTCTGCATGGAGTGGGCGGAGCCCCCGTTCGCCGCCGGGCACTGGGTCCCCGAGATGGTCGAGGCGGTCGGGGCGACGAACCTGCTCGGTGCGAAGGGCGAGCCGTCCCGTACCGTGACCCATCGCGAGATCCGCGACGCCTACCCCGAGGTGCTCGTCTACATGCCCTGCGGCTACTACCTCGAGGAAGCCGAGGCCGAGGGCGAGCAAGTGATCGCGCACCCCGAGATCGCCGACACGCCGGCCGTGCGCAACGGCAACGCGTTCGCGGTCGATGCGACGTCGTTCTTCTCACGCCCGGGCCCGCGCATCGTCGATGGGCTCGAGATCCTGGCGTGGGCCGTGCATCCAGAGACCTACCCCGAGCCACCCCCCGGCTCGATCACGCGTCTGTAG
- a CDS encoding nucleoside phosphorylase: MNDADPTGDAAPILEFDPSPTAVIEPAEVVEPMSIAPHAVFCFFQDVIADVVERHNGRIVDHVVSEIGRNPVYEIDHGGRRLVVMHPGVGAPLAAGFLEELIARGCRAFVACGGAGVLVPDVALGHVIVPTSAVRDEGTSYHYLPASRTVEPSPAAVDAIVGTAERHGVPHVTGATWTTDALYRETRGKVDARVNEGCLTVEMEAAAFFAVAAFRGVTFGQVLYAGDDLSGDAWDQRGWDEHSTGRETLFRIAAEAALSLPPDPLPAAAGG, from the coding sequence GTGAACGACGCCGACCCAACCGGCGACGCCGCGCCGATCCTCGAGTTCGACCCCTCCCCGACCGCGGTGATCGAACCCGCCGAGGTGGTCGAGCCGATGTCGATCGCCCCCCATGCCGTGTTCTGCTTCTTCCAGGACGTGATCGCCGACGTCGTGGAGCGGCATAACGGTCGGATCGTGGACCACGTCGTGAGCGAGATCGGCCGCAACCCGGTCTACGAGATCGACCACGGCGGGCGCCGGCTCGTGGTGATGCATCCGGGCGTCGGGGCGCCGCTCGCTGCCGGCTTCCTTGAGGAGCTGATCGCGCGCGGCTGCCGCGCGTTCGTCGCGTGCGGGGGCGCCGGCGTGCTCGTGCCCGACGTGGCGCTCGGCCATGTGATCGTGCCGACGTCGGCCGTTCGCGACGAGGGCACCTCGTACCACTACCTGCCCGCGTCGCGCACGGTCGAGCCGTCGCCGGCGGCCGTCGACGCGATCGTCGGGACCGCGGAACGCCATGGGGTGCCGCACGTGACCGGCGCGACCTGGACCACCGACGCGCTCTACCGGGAGACGCGGGGCAAGGTCGACGCACGCGTGAACGAGGGGTGCCTCACCGTCGAGATGGAGGCCGCGGCCTTCTTCGCGGTCGCGGCGTTCCGCGGCGTCACGTTCGGGCAGGTGCTCTACGCGGGCGACGACCTGTCCGGTGACGCGTGGGATCAGCGAGGCTGGGACGAGCACTCGACCGGGCGCGAGACGCTGTTCCGCATCGCCGCAGAGGCCGCGCTGTCCCTGCCTCCCGACCCACTGCCGGCCGCCGCCGGAGGCTGA
- the purM gene encoding phosphoribosylformylglycinamidine cyclo-ligase translates to MTDAYRRAGVDIEAAAKAVTLIGDLASRTRRPEVADEVGGFAGLFRIGDGKLLAAATDGVGTKLEIARATGRLDTVGVDLVAMCADDVVCTGAEPLFFLDYLAVGAVVPERVAAIVEGVAEGCRQAGCALLGGETAEHPGTMSDDRFDLAGFCVGAVDEASLLGPSRVREGDVLVGLASSGLHANGYSLVRHALLARHGLDDTPPELRGRTVADELLEPCAIYVNRVLSLARDDLVHAAAHITGGGFQENVPRAMPEGLGAEIQRGTWPEQPVFSLVRAAAGAGDDEMFATFNMGLGMVLVVDADDAEQVLDRAGETAFRIGRVARGAGVRIT, encoded by the coding sequence GTGACCGACGCGTACCGACGCGCCGGCGTCGACATCGAGGCCGCGGCGAAGGCCGTCACCCTGATCGGCGATCTCGCGTCGCGGACCCGGCGACCGGAGGTCGCCGATGAGGTCGGGGGGTTCGCAGGGCTGTTCCGCATCGGCGACGGGAAGCTGCTCGCCGCGGCCACCGACGGCGTCGGCACCAAGCTCGAGATCGCCCGCGCGACCGGACGTCTCGACACCGTCGGCGTCGATCTCGTGGCGATGTGCGCCGACGACGTTGTGTGCACGGGCGCCGAGCCGCTGTTCTTCCTGGACTACCTGGCCGTCGGTGCGGTCGTGCCCGAGCGTGTGGCGGCGATCGTGGAGGGGGTTGCCGAGGGGTGTCGGCAGGCGGGGTGCGCGCTCCTGGGCGGCGAGACCGCCGAGCACCCCGGCACGATGTCCGACGATCGGTTCGACCTCGCCGGGTTCTGCGTGGGCGCGGTCGACGAGGCGTCGTTGCTCGGCCCATCGCGGGTGCGGGAGGGCGACGTGCTGGTTGGCCTCGCCTCGAGCGGGCTCCATGCCAACGGCTACTCCCTGGTCCGTCATGCCCTGCTCGCGCGCCACGGTCTGGACGACACGCCTCCGGAGCTGCGCGGTCGCACGGTCGCCGATGAGTTGCTCGAGCCGTGCGCGATCTACGTGAACCGGGTGCTGTCGCTCGCTCGGGACGATCTCGTGCACGCCGCCGCCCACATCACCGGTGGCGGTTTCCAGGAGAACGTGCCGAGGGCGATGCCCGAAGGACTCGGCGCTGAGATCCAGCGGGGCACGTGGCCCGAGCAGCCGGTGTTCTCCCTCGTGCGGGCGGCCGCCGGCGCGGGCGACGACGAGATGTTCGCCACGTTCAACATGGGCCTCGGCATGGTGCTCGTGGTCGACGCCGACGACGCCGAGCAGGTGCTCGACCGTGCCGGGGAGACCGCCTTCCGCATCGGCCGGGTCGCACGCGGAGCCGGCGTTCGTATCACCTGA
- a CDS encoding response regulator has translation MHSESAPAPVSPLPSVLVVDDEPQVVWVLQFSLEAEGYQTYAANNGVEALAEISEHNPSMMVLDIMMPTMDGWAVLEEMVKLPDDQRPRVVIVSALSSLRDRAKAAELGADAYVPKPFNVDDLLQVLHGLEEAS, from the coding sequence ATGCACAGCGAATCCGCGCCCGCGCCAGTGTCGCCCTTGCCGAGCGTGCTCGTCGTCGACGACGAGCCGCAGGTCGTCTGGGTGTTGCAGTTCAGCCTCGAGGCGGAGGGGTACCAGACCTACGCGGCGAACAACGGTGTGGAGGCGCTCGCCGAGATCTCCGAGCACAACCCGAGCATGATGGTCCTCGACATCATGATGCCGACGATGGACGGCTGGGCGGTGCTGGAGGAGATGGTGAAGCTCCCCGACGATCAGCGCCCTCGCGTGGTGATCGTCAGCGCGCTCTCGTCGCTGCGCGACCGCGCGAAGGCGGCCGAGCTCGGGGCCGACGCCTACGTGCCGAAGCCGTTCAACGTCGACGACCTGCTGCAGGTGCTGCACGGCCTCGAGGAAGCCTCGTAG
- a CDS encoding methylated-DNA--[protein]-cysteine S-methyltransferase: MNTNDLKRLASAASSSARARRATDELTERAVAEGLVDVAVATMDSPIGELFVAVTPTGLVSVAFEDEPRDEVLERIVRQISPRVLEVAAPTDEVRRELEQYFHSQRRSFDLSIDRRLIGDFAWSVLRATSRVGYGELATYGQIAARIHRPTAARAVGRALGSNPIPIVIPCHRVVGAGGSLTGYAGGLPRKQTLLRLEGSLL, encoded by the coding sequence ATGAACACGAACGATCTGAAGCGGCTCGCGTCGGCTGCGTCGTCTTCGGCACGCGCCCGCCGGGCGACGGACGAGCTCACCGAGCGCGCGGTTGCCGAGGGGCTGGTGGACGTCGCGGTGGCGACGATGGATTCGCCGATCGGCGAGCTGTTCGTCGCCGTCACCCCGACTGGGCTGGTGTCGGTCGCGTTCGAGGACGAACCGCGAGACGAGGTCTTGGAGCGGATCGTCCGGCAGATCTCGCCGAGGGTGCTGGAGGTCGCCGCCCCGACCGACGAAGTGCGGCGTGAGCTCGAGCAGTACTTCCATTCGCAGCGGCGGTCCTTCGACCTGTCCATCGACCGGCGGCTGATCGGCGACTTCGCCTGGAGCGTGCTCCGAGCGACGAGCCGGGTCGGGTACGGGGAGCTCGCGACCTACGGCCAGATCGCCGCGCGTATCCACCGGCCGACGGCGGCGCGCGCCGTCGGGCGGGCACTCGGGTCCAACCCGATCCCGATCGTGATCCCGTGCCACCGCGTCGTCGGTGCGGGCGGCTCGCTCACCGGGTACGCGGGCGGTCTCCCGAGGAAGCAGACGCTCCTTCGCCTCGAGGGCTCCCTCCTGTAG